Sequence from the Erythrolamprus reginae isolate rEryReg1 chromosome 2, rEryReg1.hap1, whole genome shotgun sequence genome:
GCATGGCGACTATTGCCCTTTCTATATCCATTTTTTTTCATCCTATCAAGTGATATGAGTAGATGCTGATCTGTAATTTACATATTTTTCAACGtgcatatttttttccagtactCACCATTTGCGCCTTTTTGCCATGCACTGTTATTAGTCTCCTGAAGGATTTTATGGAATATACATGCCACTTAAACATTGCCACCTCCTGCCAGCATATTTTGCCTCATGAAATTTCTGGGCCCAGTTCCTTGTATAGTTTGTTGGGCAGCCTGCTTTAATTGTTTGAATCTTGTTAGAATAGGAATTATTAATGGAAATACACCAACACCTCTTTTAATTGATTCAAGGCTTGAGTTGTATTGAACATCACTTTTCCTTTCTGGTCTTATTCAAAATTTGCTGTCGGTGTTTGCTAAAAAACAGATTTCTTGCAAGGAGCAAATTGTTCAGATTTTTCCCTAGGATTATGTCTTAAGTGCTGCTGTAGAATCCAATTTGTAACTTTGTTAGGAGTTAATTCCTTTGCCTTTCATGAAGATCACGCGGGTGTCCTGGAGCTCCAGGCTGACAGAAGCTCTTGGAAAACCTTGTGGGAAAAGGCTCAAGTGGAGTTATTGCGAAAGGCAAGCTTGACCTTGCAGGATGACATTTTTTAAAGCTGAGGGATGCCTAATTCCTGCAGTGTCTGTCCAGCGGGCGGTTGTATGTGCGGCTGCTGTTCAAGCTTGGGAGCTGACAgctttctgtttctctcccccTGCTGGTGATGTCAGCCTTCACCTAACAACCTTCAGCCTGCAGTACACCCCTCCCGTTGTGGCCTGCGTCTGCATCCACTTGGCCTGTAAGTGGTCCAACTGGGAGATCCCAGTCTCCACGGACGGGAAGCACTGGTGGGAGTACGTTGATGCTACTGTAACTCTGGAACTCTTGGATGGTAAGTTTGCAGCAAGGTCAAATGCATTCTCTGCCCAATAAGAGGTACTCCATtaacttaatattttatttttgactTCTGTATCAAGGTTTCCAGCATGAGAGTAAagaagtgggatgaattttgtaAACTGAACCTGTACTATTAGGCTTTGGACTGCTCTGTTTTTTGCTGACGAGGATGGACATTAAAATATGCTCCTGTAGAATTTGTGCTGTAGTATGTTTACTAGCTTTATTCTTGTGTTTGTGTTACAGAATTAACTCATGAATTCCTTCAAATCCTTGAGAAAACTCCAAATCGACTGAAACGAATCAGGAATTGGCGGGTAAGATACTTTGGCCTCTTTGTACTTCTCTTTGATAACAATGTTGAAGGAAGACTGTTGCTTGGAAAACTAACATACAGCCGAGGCTTCAGTTAACAGGGCTTAACACAGATATACATTCATAAACATCTTGAGGCATCCATTAATTTCCAATACTACTTTAAAAATTCACTGCAATGTCAGATCATTTCAAGTAGAGCTCTGACTTTCCGAAATCAGCTATCATATTTCACTACAAGTTATCTGGATTCCAGAGAAGCTCAGAATAagtgaaaggaaaaaaacacatttgATTGCTAGTTGCCACCCAGGGTTGCGcctccacccccccaaaaaaggatctTCATATTCTAAACATGGAGCAGGGGagcaagaaaattttggagaggggtggggggCAGAGAGCAAACAGAGGAAAATAACCAGAAAGAGGAATAAAACCCAGGAAATGCTATTAGGTAATTATTTCTCTTTAATACTCATAATATGGGATAATTCCAATATTTTGTGATAGGCCACAGAGcccacaatatttattttatggtAGAAGCCACAGGGCAAATGATTTTCCAAAATTTCAGGCATTCCTGTTGCCCCAGATAGATTGGAGAATCcctgttttaaatatatataagcaGTGCTCGATGTGGAATAAAGTCAAACGTGTAAAACAGGTCAAATAAGAACATTCACAGAATGAAAATAAAGTAGTTTAAAACATTCTCTGAAGAATAAAAGTATCTCTCACACTGAAATGCTTTAAATAAATAGCAGCTAAGCCTCTGCTAGGAATGCATTCTGTAAGTGTAGAGAATTAAAAAAGGATTTTGAGACACCAACCGTCACTCAAAATAAGGAGGAATAGAGGGCTTTAGAAGGAAGTCCTGTGGGACAAATGTGATAGTACAGCTTCAACCTTCTGAATTGATAAAGTAAATATGACagcttttattaaattattaacaaAATTGTTTATTAATGgcttttttctaaaataaaagttTTCATTTCATCATGGTCTGTCTTATGAATAGCATGCATTAAAAATGAACTCTATATGGTACTTCAGCAAAATATAGCAGTGCCTAGCTATGTAGTATTCCTCTTTCTCTAGGCTTATTGTATGGCTAGAAGAGATTAATATACCAGTTTTGAATGCTTTCATTTTAGGCCTGTCAAGCAGCCAGGAAAACGAAGACGGATGACCAAAGTGAGGATGACGGCCTCTCTGAACAGACAATCCTCAGCATGATCTCCAGAAGTGCATCAGACACGACTATTGCAGGCCTGATGAGCATGTCAACGTCTTCAACCACTGGAGCCACTGCTTCACTTTCAGCTGCAGGGGAAGACTCTCCAGGGGAACGAGGCATTACAGATATTTCACCCGACGGCTGGATGGTTCAGCCGCATAAACAAGAGGGCAGCAGCAGAGCTAACGAAATGTCTGCCAATCCTGATCATCTACATGATGATGGCATTGGTGGCGGCCCTTTTGTTAAGCAAAGCATCAAGAGTGCTCCACTAGCAAAAGTGTCATTGAAGGAATACCGAGCAAAACATGCTGAGGAGTTGGCTGCACAGAAACGCCAGCTGGAGAACATGGAGGCAAATGTGCGTTCTCAATATGCTTATGCTGCCCAGAACTTGCTTGTACAACAGCAACGTGAACGGGATGTGCAGCAGGAGGAGAACTCTCCCATTGTCCTGAAAATCCCTCTAGGCAACAATTCTGATGGTTCTGAACGGACTCCTACTGAAAAAGCTGATAAACCCTCATCGGCACTTAAAGTACGGTTGTCTGCCACAGGAGACAAGCCTATTGCTTCTTCCAAACAAGATGACATAAAAGTGCGCATTAAGGTCCCCCCTCCCACGGAACGACACAGCCTGCCCGATGAAAACAGTGGCAAGAGCAGGGGAGAGCACAAGGAAAAGCATAAGATCCATTCTTctaaccaccatcaccaccataaCCATCATTCTCACAAACATTCACATGGGCAGGCTGTTGTCAACGCCAAACGCCCAGGGGATCCCAAGCATGTTAACCCAACTGGCATTGTGTCACACAAGGGCTACGTCGCAAATTGTTCCTCTCGTAAGAGACCGCTTTCTGAGGAGACCTCAGTTACAGTCCATGAACATCAGCCCAAAATCAGTAAGAGTTCCAAGGGGCCCACTGTGCCATTCCCGTTCCCTCAGCATTCTGGCCACAGCTTGGAAGCAGCTGGTCTATCTTTTGTGCAAGCTAACAAAGCCAGAGGGGCTCATGGAAAATTGGACAAGAGCACAGCTGGGGCCAACGGACACAACATGAACCAAACCATTGACTACCAGGATACAGTGAACATGCTGCACTCCTTGCTCAGTGCACAAGGCATGCAACCCACCCAGTCATCCAATTTTGACTTTGTGCATCATTACGGCGAATACTTGAACCCGAGGGCTGCTGCAAGTGTTGATAAGCCACGACCACCCCCACTCCCATCAGAACCTCCCCCTCCTTTACCGCCACTCCCCAAGTGATAGTTTTAACTACTGAGGttctacaaaaaaaataattgctcaTAGTAATCTCCACTGCCTTGTGTGAATGCCCTGTcccctttttaaaagaaaacatttttttattattagtagGAGAACATATAGAGTTCTTGAAACTGTGAAAAGATCCGCTCTTCTTTCTCTGTGTGCATCCCCACTCACCTACCCAGCCAGTTCTTCTGGATGGTGAAATTCTTCCAGCTGTCAAGTTCAGGTGAGGGTGGGCTTGAACACGATCAACCCGATAGGAAATGGCGCAGGACTATTTAAATTGACagtcttttctccttttctttaaaaaaaaaaaaaagaggacttttaaaaataatttaaaataagttATGTGTTTaatgttgattttatttttctaatgtgGATAAAGGAAGGAGTTATAGCAGAAATGGAAATGGAGAACGGTGCATGAGTTCTGTCTACTTGCAGTTGTTAATGTGTCTTGTCCCAGCGGAAGTTGCCTCCACCTGAACAAAGGTAGTGAAGGTTGAAAACAATAGGGAGAAAGGTGTGAGACACATGTACTCAATATATCGTATTTTTTGGACTCTTAAGACAgacggtgtataagacgcactaagatttcaaagaggtaagtaaggaaagaaaacatttttgtCATCCCAAGCCCCCAGGagtactctgcaagcctcccaaaccctctgtgtaccccattattattatttttttttgcaaaaatggcatTTTTGACTCCTCCCCAGCTCCTaggaacactctgcaggcctcccaaaccctctgcgcaccctgttttttgcaaaaatggacctgTTTTTTACCCATTTCTGCCAAAAACTAAACATGCAGAGGGTTTgagaagcctccagagtgctcctgggagctggggaaagcaaaaatagctcagtttttgcaaaaaagtgGGTCcgtttttaccccccccccccccccaatggggtgcacagagggtttgagaGACcttagagtgctcctgggggaaggcaaaaattgttcccattttttgtcttttttcacaaaaatggcattttgccttcccccaggagcacactgcaggcctcccaaacctttgtgcaccccatttttgcgcAAAATTGGCACATTTCTAACAAAAATGTGACATGGGgaggggcttcaggaggccagaatggctatattcagtgtataagatgcaccgacatttccaccctcttttgggggtgggtgggggatttgccttatattccaaaaaatacgataAGTTATGTAGAGAATGGAAATGGTGAAGCAGGTTTTTTCCCCACTTTCTCCTTACTTAGATCTGTGATTCTTCATCAGAAAGTAAATAGAGACAGATACATACCTAAAGTTCCAAAGAATGGTGGAATCAGAAATGTTAGTTAAATTGCTAACTTTTTTAGGCCTTCCTGCTGATCAAGGATAATTTAGGAGCGAGGTTTTATAAGTTCACTTCCTTCTTGACCATACTGCTTCTTTAGGGGTGCCGTTACTATGTTTACCATTTCAGTCTTTGTCTCAGTATTTGTCTCACTGGAAGACAAATGGCTAATATGACTTAACCGTTAAAAAAATCTCATGGGACTGTATTTCAGTGGTGGTCAGCACTGCATGCTAATGCATGAACTCTTGAGAGTGCCTTCAAAAAATGCTGCATTAGTTGTttggggaaatttgtctttcagcAGAGGAGGAAGAACTAGATGAGGCCAACAGCCTAGGGGCATTAAAGCAGTAATCGTGATTCTGGGATGCTTTATATTATACCTTAAATACATTATGGAATATGAGATTTTCACATTTtgtccaaaagggaaaaaaagataaggATGACCACAAAAAAAATCAGGCAGACTTGGTGCACAGAGCAAAGATGAGTGCCTGTGGCCTTCCAAATGTTAAGTTATATTTCCCAGTATCCCTCACAGTTTTTCATGATACTATGGGCTCCTGAAATATCTAGAAAGTCTAATTTTTCTGTCTCTAAGAGGGAAGAAAATTGAATAAAAGTAGGATGAAGACTTGTGAATATGTTGATACAACAGTACAAAAATAGCCAGTTTGAAGGTGCCCTGAATTGGTTTGGATGTTGATGTAATATTCTGAACTTGTCACATACTATCTCTGGTATGCTAAAAATGGGGCTAGCATTTAAACATGGACATATATTATGTTTCTGTAGATAACATAAGAATATTTTAATTCTACGAAATCGGCCTTGGTTTGTAATCCAGCATTTGGACAAAGTATTTGGAGTGAGTGGTCTTCAATCTCAActttattttttgtcttttaatatAGTCCCCTTGTTCCACAAGTCATTTCAGGGTATTCCTACTGTTGTGAAGTGAATTATAAATTGAAATCTGAGGGACTGTGTGACCTAAAAAGGGTTTGTTATCCAAAATGGATTACCCTAATACATATCAACAGAGGCCCAATCCAGTATGTTCGGTAGTGACTACGAGTTGTGGCCTCTGTAATGTCATGTGAGTGAAGTTAATTGCTGCTGGTTTCAGATGATGCATCATGTTTAAAATAAGACACTTCATCTGCTTGTTTTTGCCGAAGTATTTTCTCTGaatttggaataattattttcccACCACCTTTGGATTTCTGAACCAATGGTGTCTCAGCTATTGATGCAAACTTTGGCCTAGTTTTGTGTAATGTTTCAGAACCTGTTTCTAATTCCTGGCTCATTTTATTACTATTTCACGTTTCAATAAATGTACTGTCTCCGCATTTAATTGGTTTCTTGTGAAATTTCTTGCTAATGTTTGAATTTATCAGGAAGTCTATACAAAAGTATTTGGCACAGTAACAGCAGCATTCTGAATCTATAAATCTTCCTTGTTTATTTCCTAGTCCTTTATTTTCACTGAGATGTAAAAGCAAGCAATAGcaattacaatttaaaaacaaaccacAATGGATTTGAACAAAAGATAGCAAGGAAGCAAGTAGGAAAGGAAAAATTACTTTGTGGCATGATAAAACATTTGGTAGACTCTCAGATGTTCATATTTTCAGATTTTTGGATCATAACTTGTCAGTTGAAAACTGTAGGTTACAATCTTGCTGTTACAATAGTAATCCTTCATTTACTATGCTTACTAGAAGTTCCTGGGTTACCCATGGAAATAAATGTGGCAGTTACATAAAAGTAATTAATGTATGCTGAATTATCTAAACCATCTCTTGGGCCttatgtttaaaaataagttattgttttgaTCAGATGACATTTTCTAAAACATGTTCAGTAATCTATGTTTTGTATATTGTATGGATACCTACCCTCATGTATCAATTTACAGTTTTATAGTTGTTAATAATACAGTATGCAAATTTATAATGGCCTTGTAAATCCATAGTTATGTGTATTCAGGGGGGGGAAGTCAGAAGAGCTTTCTCAGTCACACAAATAAGATGAAAAAGCAGATTTTGAGGAGAACTCTCTGCATTTGCAGTTTAGcaactgttaaaataaaaaataaaatgcagagaCTAATTCATACTGGACTGCAAggaaagtcccaagcctggcattGTCTATGTTTTGATCTGCAGTCTTAAAATTCTTGTGGTAATTATGCTGGCTGGTTGTACAAGACTTGACTGGACTATGACTTGCAAAGTACTGTACTTAAGTTCCTCTCTACCTAGCTTGAATTGTCAGCAGGCAATGCCTCTAAAACACTGAACATCCAATCCTGTTAAACTTCAGGATTTAGTGACTTCCTGATGCTTCATTGACATCTTCAAGGCAAAATGCTGCACAGACTACAGGCAACTGAACAAGGAGTGACTGGGCTTTAGggtgaagggtggcatacaaatataataataataataataataataatataataataataataataataataataataataaattagatttgtatgccgcccctatctgaATACttagggcggttcacaacaacaataaaacaatacagaaacaaatctaataattaaaactgtagctaaaacccattatcttaaaaacaattgatactacacaatcatacccactcataacTTTAAGGGTCAGAAAGGGGGATacattaaatatactgtataactaAGTTATATATTTATAACTCCTTTATAACAAAGTGTTCTGACTTGTCATTGGTTGCATAGCTGAACACTGCCTCTGAAGATGTTAACCACAGTTGCTGGTGAAAATGTTAGGAAATCATCTCACCTATATTACAGTCACTAAAACCTGAAACAAGCAGATAACCAGCCATGAAAGCCTGTAGCCAATATATCATATATTAATTTCAAAAGTTAATGGTATAGTTTGCATTTCAAGGTAATTGAATTTATTCTGCTTACCATTTTCtgatgttttttgctctcccctgtCTGAGTTGCAAAACACATAGCCATAATTTATTGTTTTCATAAACCTTCCTGAACTGTGGCAATTGAGACTATGATTTATGGCTgggatggccaacctatggcacgcgtgccagaggtggcacacagcgcCCTCTGTGGGAACGTGAGCCGCCTTCCCCCCAGTTCAGTCTGCTGCGCATGCGCATGTGCCTTCCGCTGGTCTTCGGATCTCTTCCATGCATGCACTGGGGATGGGTTGCGTGCGGGAGGTGGTGGTTGCATGCACAGGGCCACGTGAGCATTGCATTTTAGGAGTTtgggcatgcacacatacacattttGTTCGTGTGCGTGCTTTGGGCACTCAGTCTGGAAAAGATTAGTCATCACTGATATACTGTATAGTTATAAAACTACCAAGATTTGTACAGGTCGGAAATGTAAAGGATAGGATAAcatcttaataggaaagtgaacacaagaacaaggggacacaatctgaagttagttgggggtaagatcaaaagcaacatgagaaaatattattttactgaaagagtagtagatccttggaacaaacttccagcagacgtggtagataaatccacagtaactgaatttaaacatgcctgggataaacatatatccatcctaagataaaatacagaaaatagtataagggcagactagatggaccatgaggtctttttctgccgtcagacttctatgtttctatgtttaatagtGTCTGCAATCTTTAATGAATAAATTCATTAGAGATGTGCCCATGCTctgttggggggttttttttgtctgaAAAATGATACATCTCTCTCCTTTTTATATCTGGCTGAGCCAAAATGAGCCCTACATCTGAGAAGGAACATGGGAAGCAGCAGTTCAAAGGTAGCAGTTAGGACTCACATAGATTTGCTCAAGGCGTGGGATGAACGGCAGAGGCCTGTCCTagccgaaggggggggggggatgaagagCCAAGAGAGATGTAAGATATGGGCTTTGCTGAGGGATGCCCCTGGAAGACAAATTTGGCTAAAtaaatgtactttaaaaaaaagggaaacaCTGAATATAAATAGGagtgttggggttttttcctttgttttgtttGCCTTTGACTTCTATGCAATGGGGTAAGATCTGTGCCTTCCTTAATTTAACTCAGATGTGTGGTGGGAATGACCAGGGTGTCCAAACCTGATCAACCTGTAAACCTGAAAGTTCTGTTTTTCCTCTTATTTTCACCATGTACTTAGGTCTCCAATCCCAAAAGACAAGAATTTTGAATTGTTCAAAGAAAAGAGTAAACTGGCAGAAATCGTTTTATTGGTCTTgcgaaactgggggggggggggggggggtgagaagaAAAACCTGTTAaaattctttctctcctctctattTTAACAACCCAAGTTTATGAGGGCATATTTTAAGCTCATTTACAGAAAAAATTCAGTCTTGCACTTACTGTATGTGTTTAAATGGTTTTTCCTGTTTATCTCTTTCTGAATCCAGCTCCCTTTTCTCATCTTATATCCCCATATTCTTACCGGTTTATCTGTATATTAAATAGAATACTGATGTGTTGTTTCTTTTAAAACTCTAACTGCAAGCTATCTACCCATCTCTTATTTCTTTAC
This genomic interval carries:
- the CCNT1 gene encoding cyclin-T1 isoform X2, with translation MATNSLHLTTFSLQYTPPVVACVCIHLACKWSNWEIPVSTDGKHWWEYVDATVTLELLDELTHEFLQILEKTPNRLKRIRNWRACQAARKTKTDDQSEDDGLSEQTILSMISRSASDTTIAGLMSMSTSSTTGATASLSAAGEDSPGERGITDISPDGWMVQPHKQEGSSRANEMSANPDHLHDDGIGGGPFVKQSIKSAPLAKVSLKEYRAKHAEELAAQKRQLENMEANVRSQYAYAAQNLLVQQQRERDVQQEENSPIVLKIPLGNNSDGSERTPTEKADKPSSALKVRLSATGDKPIASSKQDDIKVRIKVPPPTERHSLPDENSGKSRGEHKEKHKIHSSNHHHHHNHHSHKHSHGQAVVNAKRPGDPKHVNPTGIVSHKGYVANCSSRKRPLSEETSVTVHEHQPKISKSSKGPTVPFPFPQHSGHSLEAAGLSFVQANKARGAHGKLDKSTAGANGHNMNQTIDYQDTVNMLHSLLSAQGMQPTQSSNFDFVHHYGEYLNPRAAASVDKPRPPPLPSEPPPPLPPLPK
- the CCNT1 gene encoding cyclin-T1 isoform X3; amino-acid sequence: MISRSASDTTIAGLMSMSTSSTTGATASLSAAGEDSPGERGITDISPDGWMVQPHKQEGSSRANEMSANPDHLHDDGIGGGPFVKQSIKSAPLAKVSLKEYRAKHAEELAAQKRQLENMEANVRSQYAYAAQNLLVQQQRERDVQQEENSPIVLKIPLGNNSDGSERTPTEKADKPSSALKVRLSATGDKPIASSKQDDIKVRIKVPPPTERHSLPDENSGKSRGEHKEKHKIHSSNHHHHHNHHSHKHSHGQAVVNAKRPGDPKHVNPTGIVSHKGYVANCSSRKRPLSEETSVTVHEHQPKISKSSKGPTVPFPFPQHSGHSLEAAGLSFVQANKARGAHGKLDKSTAGANGHNMNQTIDYQDTVNMLHSLLSAQGMQPTQSSNFDFVHHYGEYLNPRAAASVDKPRPPPLPSEPPPPLPPLPK
- the CCNT1 gene encoding cyclin-T1 isoform X1; protein product: MGQRLNVSQLTINTAIVYMHRFYMVQSFTHFHRNAVAPAALFLAAKVEEQPRKLEHVIKVTHACLHPLEAAPDTRSEGYLQQAQDLVILESIILQTLGFEITIDHPHTHVVKCTQLVRASKDLAQTSYFMATNSLHLTTFSLQYTPPVVACVCIHLACKWSNWEIPVSTDGKHWWEYVDATVTLELLDELTHEFLQILEKTPNRLKRIRNWRACQAARKTKTDDQSEDDGLSEQTILSMISRSASDTTIAGLMSMSTSSTTGATASLSAAGEDSPGERGITDISPDGWMVQPHKQEGSSRANEMSANPDHLHDDGIGGGPFVKQSIKSAPLAKVSLKEYRAKHAEELAAQKRQLENMEANVRSQYAYAAQNLLVQQQRERDVQQEENSPIVLKIPLGNNSDGSERTPTEKADKPSSALKVRLSATGDKPIASSKQDDIKVRIKVPPPTERHSLPDENSGKSRGEHKEKHKIHSSNHHHHHNHHSHKHSHGQAVVNAKRPGDPKHVNPTGIVSHKGYVANCSSRKRPLSEETSVTVHEHQPKISKSSKGPTVPFPFPQHSGHSLEAAGLSFVQANKARGAHGKLDKSTAGANGHNMNQTIDYQDTVNMLHSLLSAQGMQPTQSSNFDFVHHYGEYLNPRAAASVDKPRPPPLPSEPPPPLPPLPK